AGTCTTATTTTGTATTCATCTATAGTGCTTATTTACTGTTTTTAATCCACTTGTTTTAGTTCTGGGTAACTGGCGATACTCACAACTTACCTATTGTTCTAAATATAAACTTACCTATTGCTAACTTTATATTTAGAACAATAGGTAAGCCATTTTTAAGCGTTAGTTGACGTTCAAGCTGCTAAGGTTGAATGTTTTCAAAACGGACTTTTTGCGTTCCATCTTCTTGCACATCTATATCAATCACGTCACCTTGAAAATAATAAGGGGCAACGGGCATTTTGCTGTTTTTCGGTCTGGCGTAGTGTAAGGTTGCCGATTTTTTTTCAACTTGCTGTGAGTATAAGTAACCAATTAAGGCATGCTCAAATTGATGGTATCCATTGCCCCAATGGAAAGCTTTAGTTCGTTTGGGTTCAAGTCCAACCCCGCCGTACTTATGGTCAACCCATACATCATGGAAAGTTGGTAGGGTATATTGCAGCACTTCTTTCATCGAACCGTCAACGAGTGATACGGTCATAGCGGCTTGATCAAGCTCTGCCCATTCCCATGATGAACTCCACTGACTATAAGGTCGACTTTGCCAGCCTGTTATATCCTGATCTTTCCATTTTTCCTGAAGTTGTTCGTTAAAGTAGCCGGAGACGCTGGCAAAACTTTTCTGATATTGCGCTTGCTCGAGAGTATGTTTCATCCCCTTGAGACCGAAAGTCGACCATTCAGAATTCTTTAGGGTTTGCCCTGTTAAATACGTCATCCAGTACGCTTTGATAGTGTGCCCAAAATCATTATGATTGGCGTTTGGCATCATGGCGGCTTTATGGTGAATTGCTCCGTAAAAGCGTTGTTCGCTCTTGGAGTGATAATGCTCAACCATGGTTTGTGTTAGCCAGTTAAGGTCATTAAACCATTTTGACTTGATCGGCTCTTCTAGTAACGGTGCAATCAATAGCATGTAACCGTTAATTTGGTCTAATTGAGCGACCAGCTCTCGCTGTTTTGCACTGCCATCACTGCTGTCAGCCAGAACCCAAGCGAGACCAAGACCATCTTCCAGTCGATATTTTTCAAATATGAAAGCTTGCTGATCGATAAGTGCCTGCTCGACCTTTTTGTCTTGTGTTAGGTAGTAATACATAGCTAAGCCAACTAAAGCATAAGCTTGATCTTGCGATGTGCGTTGTTGCCAATCTAGCCCTGCTCTCCCTTTTTGGGTATAGCTAATGAAGCCACCATTCTTCTTGTCTTGTAGCTCATCAATTATGTAGTAGGCACCTTGTTTTGCTAGGTTTAAGGCTTTAGGGTCTCCGGTAAGGTGGTACAGAACACCATAAGCAAAAGTTTGCCGTGATTTCATTCGTGTGAAATCTTTTCCAAAATGTGGTGCAATCCAATCTCTTTTTAATTCAGGGCAGACATCTGAAACATTGAGCAGTGTGCCGTCATCACAGCGGAAAGTCGGGAAGTTACCGATTGGCTCACCTTGAGCACTCGGCATTACCCAATAGGGAGCGAGCCCTTTGGTTGTGTGATCTAGCCAGTCTTCACCTGAAGGAAGGTTGATGCTTGCAGATACGGTTAAGCTGACCGTACTTAGAATAGCAATTGTTTCTCGTAACATGATGTGCACTTAAGTAGTTGAATTTATTTGAATATAAACAATCATACTTACACATTATGGCGGGGTGATCACAGTCGTTTAAATGTTGAATGGTAAAGGTGGCTTGTTTGAAGTGAAGCAGGCTCAGAAAAAGTGGCACACTTATCAATTAATTAAGCCAGTGTGCCACTAATGCCATTGCGACTGAAACCATGTGGTTAAGCGGTTTTGGCTAGTACATAGTCAAGCGCACCTAGAATTGCTGCTACTTGAGCGTCATTACATTCTTCGTCTGTGACTTTAGCGCTGTCAGGGTAAACTTCAGTCGTAGTTCCATATTTACAGTTTGTCACACCACCACATAGTCCGAGTTTTTTCATTGGGTAGTTGATAACGCCATGTTGTGTTACGTCTGAACCGATGATTTTGCCTTCTTCATCCGCAGGGGCAATGTGCGTTACTTTTGCCACTGATTCAATGATAGCGGCTTGGAACTCCGGTTGCGGGTTTTCAGTATCGCCTACCGTGTAGAAGCCATCTGGAATCATCCCCTCAATGTACTCAATACCATCACGTGCCGCGAGAGCTGGTCTAAACTCGGTTTCATCAGAGTCCGTAGTTTCGTGAAGATCAATGTGTACTAAAACTTCTTGTGGCAAAGAAGCAACTAGATCGCGTAGGTTTGCGGATTCTTCTGCGGGTGTACCTTCATAGAAAGAACGGTTTGGATCTACCGCATTTGGGTTCCAGCGGTTAATCACTTCATAGCCCCATGGGCTAACACAAGGCGCGATGACAATATTAAAATACGGCGTGTATTTGTTCGCTTGAGTTTCTGCAAACTTAATTGCGCCGTGAACACCGCTGGTTTCATAACCATGTACGCCGCCAGTCACAAGAACGGTTGGTTTGTTGCTGTCCCAATTTTTACTTTTAATGGCAAATAGCGGAAAACGCTCGGTGTCATAGCTCAAGGCGCCATACTGTTCGATATCAAACTGCTCGGAGAGTGCTGAAATTTTTGGCACTACTTCTTTTTGATATTCACGTTTAATGGTGGTTTGTTCGTACCACTCTTTGCGTTCTTGTTCTTGCCATTTTTGACCAGGCTTACCGATTGGGTAGGTGTAGGTATCTTGCATTTCCTTGCCTCTATAGGATCACGTTGAAGGCAAGAGCATAGTCAGCTGTCGATTGTTAAGCAACTGTTATTGATGTCGTTGATTTATGAACCAACAAAATGGTAGGGAAACATATTAATTTATGTATTAGTTGGCTTTAATCTACTGTATCACTTTTAGATTTGGCCCTAGATCTGAAGGAGTTTTGGCGGAATAAACTGCATTTCTACCGTTGCTTTTCGCAGCATATAGAGCTTCATCAGCTCTTTGTATCAGCGAAGACCATTGCTCATCTTTATTTAATTGAGAAACACCAAAGCTAGCGGTCCAAGGAACAGTTTGATTCTGAGTAAATGAAAAACTGGCTATAGATTCGCGTATTTTATTCGCTACAATCATTGCATTTTCAGTATTCGTTTCAGGTAAAATAATTAAGAACTCATCACCACCGTAGCGAAACCCAAGATCTTGTTTTCGCAGTTTAGTTCTCAATATCTCCCCAATTCTTATTAATACTAGATCACCTATTTGATGACCTAAAGAATCATTTATTTCTTTAAAATGGTCAATGTCAGCAATGATAATAGACAATTCAGAGTGGTTTCGCTGCGCTCGAGAATACTCTCTTGGAATGATGTCTTCCATCGCTCTGCGGTTATAAAGCTGCGTTAGGCTATCTTTGATTGAAGAGCTATAAACGGTTGAGACTAACCTTGCATTAATAAGCCAAGTGAATGTAAACCCAACCACAATGATCAATACCACCATCATAAAGAAGGCGAGCTGGTGGATGTTTCCCGCGTGTAAGAAATTATTGATGTCTGACCCTGAAACGGTAATGCCTATACGTAAGGTCATAAAGAAAGCATTAAAGAAGAAAATACCTGCCAGTAGCCAGATAGCTAATGATAGGTCATCAGCTTTTCCTTTCAAGGTAATGTATGCGCTCATACTTGTGCAAATAACTACATGCAGGCTAATTATAACGATTCTCGTCGTCGTGGAAGTATCGAACAATGAGTAGTAAATAAGAGATATAGCAACCAGAGGTAAAAGAATGAAAGCTATTTTTGAGTATATGAAGGATGTGATTCGAAACTGACATAGACTATGCACAATCAAAGTGAAACCGAAAGCAATAAGAGTATTTGCTGCGACTTTTGATAACCAAATTGAGATGCTTGGACCAAAACTGAGTAAAGAGAAACCAATAGACAGCATCAAAATCGCTGTCGCTAAAGTGAATAAGCCTGGTATTGGCTCTTGGTTTTTTTGAAGAAGACTTAGCCCTATAAAATAAACGATGGATAACATTGCCGTGACAACGCACAACGTCCGAATGTCTAAATTTAATTCCATGTACACCCTCTCGATAAGATCGAATGAGCGCTTAGCTCTTATATCTGAAGCTTAGTCTACAACCCTTAATAAATCGAATGGCGCCCGAAATATTTGCATATTCTCGAATTAAAATGAGTGACTTAGCGGTTAATCGCTACTGGGGTATTGTTTGAATAGAATAGTTTGAGACTAAGGTTGAGGGTTTTAATGAAAGATGACGAAAGAACTATCTATAAAAAAGCTCTCTATATTTAATAGAGAGCTTTTAAAGTTCAGTGAGAAAGATGCTGAATTAAATAATTACTTAACTGTCCAAGCGATCGTTTCGCCAGCTCGAATCGGTACAACAATATCAGAACCGAAAGGCATCGTTTCTGCTACTTTCCACTCTTCTTTGACCAAGGTTACGGTATCTGAATTGCGAGGGATACCATAAAAATCCGGTCCATTATGACAAGCAAAGGCTTCTAGATTTTCTAGTTTACCTTCTTGTTCAAATACTTCTGCATAAAGTTCAACAGCTGCGTGTGCAGTATAAGAACCAGCACAGCCACAAGCTGCTTCTTTCATGCCTTTCGCGTGGGGCGCAGAATCCGTACCAAGGAAGAATTTCTTACTGCCACTTGTTGCCACAGCGATAAGAGCTTGCTGGTGGGTATTGCGCTTAAGAATTGGCAAGCAGTAGAAGTGAGGTTTAATGCCGCCTACTAGCATGTGGTTACGGTTATATAGTAAGTGGTGCGCCGTAATCGTTGCTGCAACGTTCTCATTTGCTTTTTGAACGAAGAAAGCCGCATCTGCTGTTGTAATGTGCTCTAAAACAATCTTCAGTTTAGGGAAGTCGTTAACAATAGGTGCTAGCACTGTGTCTAAAAACTCTTTCTCACGGTCAAAAATATCGACGTCATGTGACGTTACTTCGCCGTGTACAAGAAGCAACATACCGACTTCTTGCATCGTTTCTAGTACGTGATAAATATTCTTAGCTGATGTTACGCCAGAATCAGAGTTTGTCGTAGCGCCTGCCGGGTAAAGTTTAGCGGCAACAACGGCACCAGATTCTCTTGCTTTACGGATTTCTTCAGATGTCGTGTTATCTGTTAAGTAAAGTGCCATTAAAGGCTCAAACTGTTCACTTGGCTTTTCTGCCATGATGCGTTCACGGTAAGCTAAAGCCATTTCGGTATCGGTTACCGGTGGGATGGTGTTTGGCATGATTAACGCTCGACCATTGTAACGGCTGATATCGCGAACGGTATCTTTCAGTACATCACCATCGCGTAGATGAACGTGCCAGTCGTCAGGACGAGTAATCGTAATTTGTGTCATTGAAATGCTCCCACCAATTGAAGTGTTATGTAGTTGGAGCCTAAACGAACCAAAAACTGTGAAAGCAATCGCTTCCGTTTAGGCGACAGGATGATAGAGGAAAAGAGGTTTCATTTCACCCTATTTTTATTTCAATGATGGTTGAGGCTTTATTAATTACGGGCTAAATGAGATTAAAGAGTTGGAGTGATGTTTATCATTTAACAGTGCCCGTTGCTTACACGGGTCATTTTATCGAGTTGCCACCCATAATGCATGGATCATCCCTGGAACCCAGAAAAATAGCGTTAGTACAATGTTGATCAGTAAATCTTTACCTACGCCTTTTGCGAAGAATACACCCAGTGGGGGAAGAATGACGCAGAGAATGATAAGTACAAGTTTATTCATAATAATTCCTTTTTCATGATTGCTCTTCATGAGCATAAATTGCCGAAGTCGTATCTACAAGATTGCAGCCAACTGACTTGATGTAAAGT
This Vibrio gallaecicus DNA region includes the following protein-coding sequences:
- a CDS encoding YqaE/Pmp3 family membrane protein; protein product: MNKLVLIILCVILPPLGVFFAKGVGKDLLINIVLTLFFWVPGMIHALWVATR
- the pyrC gene encoding dihydroorotase, which gives rise to MTQITITRPDDWHVHLRDGDVLKDTVRDISRYNGRALIMPNTIPPVTDTEMALAYRERIMAEKPSEQFEPLMALYLTDNTTSEEIRKARESGAVVAAKLYPAGATTNSDSGVTSAKNIYHVLETMQEVGMLLLVHGEVTSHDVDIFDREKEFLDTVLAPIVNDFPKLKIVLEHITTADAAFFVQKANENVAATITAHHLLYNRNHMLVGGIKPHFYCLPILKRNTHQQALIAVATSGSKKFFLGTDSAPHAKGMKEAACGCAGSYTAHAAVELYAEVFEQEGKLENLEAFACHNGPDFYGIPRNSDTVTLVKEEWKVAETMPFGSDIVVPIRAGETIAWTVK
- a CDS encoding AGE family epimerase/isomerase; translation: MLRETIAILSTVSLTVSASINLPSGEDWLDHTTKGLAPYWVMPSAQGEPIGNFPTFRCDDGTLLNVSDVCPELKRDWIAPHFGKDFTRMKSRQTFAYGVLYHLTGDPKALNLAKQGAYYIIDELQDKKNGGFISYTQKGRAGLDWQQRTSQDQAYALVGLAMYYYLTQDKKVEQALIDQQAFIFEKYRLEDGLGLAWVLADSSDGSAKQRELVAQLDQINGYMLLIAPLLEEPIKSKWFNDLNWLTQTMVEHYHSKSEQRFYGAIHHKAAMMPNANHNDFGHTIKAYWMTYLTGQTLKNSEWSTFGLKGMKHTLEQAQYQKSFASVSGYFNEQLQEKWKDQDITGWQSRPYSQWSSSWEWAELDQAAMTVSLVDGSMKEVLQYTLPTFHDVWVDHKYGGVGLEPKRTKAFHWGNGYHQFEHALIGYLYSQQVEKKSATLHYARPKNSKMPVAPYYFQGDVIDIDVQEDGTQKVRFENIQP
- a CDS encoding GGDEF domain-containing protein, yielding MELNLDIRTLCVVTAMLSIVYFIGLSLLQKNQEPIPGLFTLATAILMLSIGFSLLSFGPSISIWLSKVAANTLIAFGFTLIVHSLCQFRITSFIYSKIAFILLPLVAISLIYYSLFDTSTTTRIVIISLHVVICTSMSAYITLKGKADDLSLAIWLLAGIFFFNAFFMTLRIGITVSGSDINNFLHAGNIHQLAFFMMVVLIIVVGFTFTWLINARLVSTVYSSSIKDSLTQLYNRRAMEDIIPREYSRAQRNHSELSIIIADIDHFKEINDSLGHQIGDLVLIRIGEILRTKLRKQDLGFRYGGDEFLIILPETNTENAMIVANKIRESIASFSFTQNQTVPWTASFGVSQLNKDEQWSSLIQRADEALYAAKSNGRNAVYSAKTPSDLGPNLKVIQ
- a CDS encoding M14 family metallopeptidase — its product is MQDTYTYPIGKPGQKWQEQERKEWYEQTTIKREYQKEVVPKISALSEQFDIEQYGALSYDTERFPLFAIKSKNWDSNKPTVLVTGGVHGYETSGVHGAIKFAETQANKYTPYFNIVIAPCVSPWGYEVINRWNPNAVDPNRSFYEGTPAEESANLRDLVASLPQEVLVHIDLHETTDSDETEFRPALAARDGIEYIEGMIPDGFYTVGDTENPQPEFQAAIIESVAKVTHIAPADEEGKIIGSDVTQHGVINYPMKKLGLCGGVTNCKYGTTTEVYPDSAKVTDEECNDAQVAAILGALDYVLAKTA